The following coding sequences lie in one Leptotrichia hongkongensis genomic window:
- a CDS encoding energy-coupling factor ABC transporter substrate-binding protein, producing MSENKNKSVFKKNIILIIAIILIGVIPLFLVKSEFGGSDDKGEEVIKTIKPDYEPWAKNLIELPGDETESLLFALQAAFGAGIVGYVLGYFKGERKNANR from the coding sequence ATGTCGGAAAATAAAAACAAAAGTGTATTTAAAAAGAATATTATTTTAATAATTGCAATAATTTTAATAGGTGTTATTCCTTTATTTCTCGTAAAATCTGAATTTGGCGGATCTGATGACAAGGGAGAAGAAGTAATAAAAACTATAAAACCTGATTATGAGCCATGGGCTAAAAATTTAATAGAATTACCAGGAGATGAAACTGAAAGTCTGCTGTTTGCATTACAGGCGGCATTTGGTGCAGGAATTGTAGGGTATGTATTAGGCTATTTCAAAGGTGAAAGAAAAAATGCTAATAGATAA
- a CDS encoding energy-coupling factor ABC transporter permease gives MKKRTLLFLVLTSMLLIGVNGYSMHIMEGFLPLNWVIVWFAVCIPFWIIGIKKLQSVSKGSVREKMTLALAGAFIFVLSALKIPSVTGSSSHPTGVGLSTILYGPFVTSILGTIVLIFQAGLLAHGGFTTLGANAVSMAIAGPIVSYLVYKGFEKKNKALAVFLAAALGDLATYVVTSIQLALAYPSPQGGVVASFIKFGAVFAVTQVPLAVIEGLLTNVVMNILEKYSVKEVEA, from the coding sequence ATGAAAAAGAGAACATTATTGTTTTTGGTTTTAACCAGCATGCTGTTAATAGGTGTAAATGGTTATTCAATGCACATTATGGAAGGTTTTTTACCTTTAAATTGGGTTATAGTATGGTTTGCAGTGTGTATTCCGTTTTGGATAATAGGAATAAAGAAGCTTCAATCTGTTTCTAAAGGGAGCGTGCGGGAAAAAATGACGCTTGCATTAGCGGGTGCATTTATATTTGTATTGTCGGCACTAAAAATTCCATCAGTTACAGGAAGTTCATCACATCCTACAGGAGTAGGGCTATCTACTATATTATACGGACCTTTTGTAACTTCCATTCTTGGAACAATCGTATTAATATTTCAAGCAGGATTGCTTGCACACGGAGGATTTACAACTTTGGGAGCAAACGCTGTTTCAATGGCAATTGCAGGACCAATTGTATCATATTTAGTGTATAAAGGATTTGAGAAAAAGAATAAGGCGTTAGCGGTATTTTTGGCAGCAGCATTAGGAGATCTTGCGACTTATGTGGTAACATCAATTCAGCTTGCACTTGCATATCCATCTCCACAAGGTGGAGTAGTTGCTTCATTTATCAAATTTGGAGCGGTATTTGCAGTAACTCAGGTTCCTCTTGCAGTTATCGAAGGGCTACTTACAAACGTGGTGATGAATATACTTGAAAAATATAGCGTAAAAGAGGTGGAAGCTTAA
- a CDS encoding MarR family winged helix-turn-helix transcriptional regulator → MFTSKYKDNSEKSTGLLFMRVYNKWHSMIKKELKKMNLTHPQFVVLASLAYLSQDSNEVTQVMISKLSGIDVMTVSQILNLLEKNDFVKRKEHSRDTRAKAVILNKKGEEILQKAVPLVEQIDEIFFEKLDTDEEQFKHFLVRLNEE, encoded by the coding sequence TTGTTTACATCAAAATATAAAGATAATTCAGAAAAATCAACAGGATTGTTATTTATGAGGGTATACAATAAATGGCATTCTATGATAAAAAAAGAACTAAAGAAAATGAACTTAACACACCCTCAATTTGTTGTTTTAGCTTCCCTTGCTTATTTATCACAAGACAGCAACGAAGTCACGCAAGTTATGATTTCAAAACTCTCAGGAATAGATGTTATGACAGTATCTCAAATATTAAATTTATTAGAAAAAAATGATTTTGTAAAAAGAAAGGAACATTCAAGAGACACAAGGGCAAAAGCTGTTATTTTAAACAAAAAAGGAGAAGAAATATTACAAAAAGCCGTTCCGTTAGTTGAGCAAATCGATGAAATTTTTTTCGAAAAGTTAGACACTGATGAAGAACAATTTAAACATTTTCTTGTTAGACTAAATGAAGAATAA
- a CDS encoding type II toxin-antitoxin system RelB/DinJ family antitoxin: protein MSKTTYAFKLDDNLKFDLENVCEELGITLPVFFTMAAKKLVRERKLEIDLSEKDDYFYSEENITRLLKAKEQIEKTGGTVHEVL, encoded by the coding sequence ATGAGTAAAACAACTTATGCATTTAAATTAGACGATAATTTAAAATTTGATTTGGAAAATGTATGCGAAGAACTGGGAATAACACTACCTGTTTTTTTTACAATGGCAGCCAAAAAATTGGTTAGAGAGAGAAAACTGGAAATTGACTTGTCAGAAAAAGACGATTATTTCTACAGTGAAGAAAATATCACAAGACTTCTAAAAGCAAAGGAACAAATTGAAAAAACTGGTGGAACAGTTCACGAGGTGCTGTAA
- a CDS encoding ABC transporter ATP-binding protein, with the protein MSNINDVILETKNLTKIYEKSNDKKVVACNKVNLKIHKGKTLGIVGESGSGKTTLVNMLMDLEKPTSGEILYHGRDISKFTKQKVWENRQNIQIVFQDPWSAFNPKMNVMQILTEPLMNYGRLKRPERKQKAIELLKMVDLPEEFVTKYPQNMSGGQRQRLGIARAISLEPEILICDEATSALDVSIQKNIVELLVKLQKEKNITMIFICHDIALIESFAHEIVVMYHGDVVEVIEGGQISEKAKHPYTKSLLSAIFPVRGEMVEVK; encoded by the coding sequence TTGTCTAATATTAATGATGTAATTCTTGAAACAAAAAACCTTACAAAAATTTATGAAAAATCAAATGATAAAAAAGTAGTGGCTTGTAACAAGGTAAATTTGAAAATTCATAAAGGAAAAACTTTGGGGATTGTTGGAGAATCAGGATCAGGAAAAACAACACTTGTAAATATGCTTATGGACTTGGAAAAGCCAACTTCTGGAGAGATTTTGTATCATGGAAGGGATATAAGCAAGTTTACAAAACAGAAAGTGTGGGAAAATAGACAAAATATCCAGATAGTATTTCAAGATCCATGGTCAGCTTTTAATCCAAAAATGAACGTTATGCAAATCCTCACAGAGCCATTAATGAACTACGGAAGACTAAAAAGACCGGAAAGAAAGCAAAAAGCTATAGAACTTCTTAAAATGGTTGACTTGCCCGAAGAATTTGTAACAAAGTATCCACAAAATATGAGCGGTGGGCAAAGACAAAGGCTTGGAATCGCAAGAGCAATTTCGCTTGAGCCTGAGATACTTATATGCGATGAGGCAACTTCCGCACTTGATGTTTCCATTCAAAAAAACATAGTGGAACTTCTTGTAAAGCTACAAAAAGAAAAAAACATAACAATGATTTTTATATGCCATGACATTGCATTAATAGAATCTTTTGCACACGAAATCGTAGTAATGTATCACGGAGATGTGGTGGAAGTAATAGAAGGCGGACAAATTTCTGAAAAAGCAAAACATCCATATACAAAGTCGTTATTGAGCGCAATTTTTCCTGTACGTGGAGAAATGGTCGAAGTTAAGTAG
- a CDS encoding ABC transporter ATP-binding protein, giving the protein MLEIKDLTIQYGDKPPVVENFSLSSKKGEIITIVGESGSGKSTVLSSILGLLPNGGKIISGDIIYNGESMLNKSLNQWRELRGTEITMISQDSGGTLNPIRKIGKQFVEYIQTHSKISTKEAEEKSKDMFSKVNLEEPEIIMKSYPHQLSGGMKQRVGIAMALTFRPKIILADEPTSALDVITQAQIVKEIMDLRKKFDTSIIMVTHNLGVAAYISDKIIVMQNGKIVDAGNKNEVIENPKSEYTKKLLEAVPEIGGERLV; this is encoded by the coding sequence ATGTTGGAGATAAAAGATTTGACAATTCAGTATGGGGATAAACCTCCAGTAGTTGAAAATTTTTCTCTTTCATCGAAAAAAGGTGAAATAATAACAATAGTTGGGGAAAGCGGTAGTGGAAAATCTACCGTTCTTTCTTCTATTTTGGGACTATTGCCAAATGGAGGAAAAATAATATCAGGCGATATAATTTATAATGGAGAGTCAATGCTAAATAAAAGCCTTAATCAATGGAGGGAACTGCGAGGGACTGAAATAACAATGATTTCACAGGATTCAGGAGGAACTCTTAATCCAATAAGAAAAATAGGAAAACAGTTTGTTGAATACATTCAGACACATTCCAAAATATCAACAAAAGAAGCTGAAGAAAAATCAAAAGATATGTTTTCCAAAGTAAACTTAGAAGAGCCTGAAATCATTATGAAAAGCTATCCGCACCAACTGTCAGGTGGAATGAAACAGCGTGTAGGAATAGCAATGGCACTAACTTTCCGTCCAAAAATTATTCTGGCAGATGAGCCTACAAGTGCATTAGATGTTATAACACAGGCTCAAATAGTGAAGGAAATAATGGATCTCAGAAAAAAATTTGACACTTCTATCATAATGGTAACTCATAATCTTGGAGTTGCTGCATATATTTCAGATAAAATAATTGTTATGCAGAATGGAAAAATCGTTGATGCAGGTAATAAAAATGAAGTTATAGAAAATCCAAAAAGTGAATATACTAAAAAATTGCTAGAAGCTGTGCCTGAAATTGGAGGTGAAAGGCTTGTCTAA
- a CDS encoding ABC transporter substrate-binding protein — MLKNRKGKFLVLILALFTLLVACGGKSAKSKSNPDELVVGVTTFADTLEPTDQYFGWVITRYGVGENLTKFDEKGNLQPLLAESWNLSNDKLEWTFKIRDGVTFSNGHPLTAEAVKKSIERAFKKNKRAETYFKYDSIEANGQTLKIKTKEPVAILPQTLADPLFLVVDTSVNTDEFAQKGPITTGPFIVQEFKPGEHTVVVRNEKYWNGKAKLAKVTFKDINDQNTRALSLKSGEIDVAYNLKVTNKADFEGDKNIIINELKSLRSTYAFMNQTKGLKDKVLREAIIRGANRQNYTQNLLQGGATPGKAPVPPTLDYGFNELKDENAYNPESAKKILADAGYKDRDGDGYLERPDGSKLDLNFVIYTSREELGIYAQAFQADMKEIGIKVTLKPVSYETLLTMRDDSNFDLMIWNILAANTGDPEKYLTENWDSKVKTNQTGYANPEVDKLLKELSREFDKTKRRDLIVKIQQLIMNDAATLFFGYETTFLYSNKVVTGLKMYPMDYYWITKDVAKVN; from the coding sequence ATGTTAAAAAATCGTAAAGGAAAATTTTTAGTATTAATTTTAGCTTTATTCACGTTATTAGTAGCGTGTGGAGGGAAAAGTGCAAAAAGTAAAAGCAATCCAGATGAATTGGTGGTAGGAGTTACTACATTTGCAGATACTCTTGAGCCAACAGATCAGTATTTTGGATGGGTTATAACTCGTTATGGTGTAGGAGAAAATTTGACAAAGTTTGATGAAAAAGGGAATTTACAGCCATTGCTTGCTGAAAGCTGGAATTTAAGCAATGATAAGTTAGAATGGACATTTAAAATAAGAGATGGTGTAACTTTCTCAAATGGACATCCATTGACAGCAGAAGCAGTAAAAAAATCAATTGAAAGAGCTTTTAAAAAAAATAAAAGAGCTGAAACATATTTTAAATATGACTCAATAGAAGCTAATGGACAAACTTTGAAAATAAAAACAAAGGAACCTGTGGCAATATTGCCTCAAACATTAGCAGATCCATTATTTCTTGTTGTAGATACATCTGTTAATACAGATGAGTTTGCACAAAAAGGGCCAATAACAACAGGACCGTTTATTGTTCAGGAATTCAAGCCTGGTGAACATACAGTTGTTGTAAGAAATGAAAAGTACTGGAATGGAAAAGCAAAATTAGCAAAAGTAACATTTAAAGATATAAATGATCAAAATACAAGAGCATTATCATTAAAATCAGGAGAAATTGATGTGGCATACAACTTGAAGGTTACTAATAAAGCTGATTTTGAAGGGGATAAAAATATTATAATAAATGAATTGAAATCGCTTAGATCAACTTATGCTTTTATGAACCAAACTAAAGGACTTAAAGATAAAGTATTAAGAGAAGCAATAATAAGAGGTGCAAATAGACAAAACTATACACAAAATTTATTACAAGGTGGAGCAACTCCTGGAAAAGCACCAGTTCCTCCAACTTTGGACTACGGATTTAATGAATTAAAAGATGAAAATGCGTATAATCCAGAAAGTGCTAAAAAAATACTGGCAGATGCTGGATACAAAGATAGAGATGGAGATGGATATTTGGAACGTCCTGACGGATCAAAACTTGACTTGAACTTTGTAATTTATACAAGTAGAGAAGAATTGGGAATTTATGCTCAGGCATTTCAGGCTGATATGAAGGAAATTGGAATAAAAGTGACATTAAAACCTGTAAGTTATGAAACTCTTTTAACTATGAGAGATGATTCTAACTTTGATTTAATGATTTGGAATATACTTGCTGCAAATACAGGAGATCCTGAAAAATATTTGACAGAAAACTGGGATAGTAAAGTAAAAACAAATCAGACAGGGTATGCAAATCCAGAAGTTGATAAACTGTTGAAAGAATTATCAAGAGAATTTGACAAAACTAAGAGAAGAGACCTGATTGTAAAAATACAGCAATTAATAATGAATGATGCAGCCACATTATTCTTTGGATATGAAACAACATTCCTTTATAGTAATAAAGTAGTAACAGGACTTAAAATGTATCCAATGGACTATTATTGGATAACAAAAGATGTTGCAAAAGTTAATTAA
- the nikC gene encoding nickel transporter permease — protein MEKLRLKRKNIQLAVFLTLAIIVVLIAIFAPVIVPKNPFKMIAPSLRRPSRQYIFGTDHLGRDLFSRIIYGSRYSIFMTLVLVFIVFFIGTVLGVVAGYFGGIIDTVIMRFGDMMIAFPGLIFAIAIAGLLNPSPKNSVIAIAAVTWTKYARLARSMVLKIKQELYIKAAKLTGSKDYSVIFKYIIPNMITTMIVTAVSDIGTLMLEIAALSFLGFGAQPPIPEWGAMLNEGRTTLSSAPWMMMYPGLAIVIVVTIFNMLGDAARDLIDIKSE, from the coding sequence TTGGAAAAATTGAGATTGAAAAGAAAAAATATTCAGTTGGCAGTATTTTTGACATTAGCGATTATAGTGGTTCTGATAGCAATTTTTGCGCCTGTCATAGTACCAAAAAACCCTTTTAAAATGATAGCTCCAAGTTTACGGCGTCCATCAAGGCAGTATATTTTCGGAACAGATCATCTTGGAAGAGATTTATTTTCAAGAATTATATATGGATCAAGATATTCAATATTTATGACTTTAGTATTAGTTTTTATAGTTTTTTTTATAGGAACTGTGCTTGGAGTGGTAGCAGGATATTTTGGTGGGATAATAGATACTGTGATAATGAGATTTGGAGATATGATGATTGCATTTCCAGGATTAATTTTTGCTATAGCAATAGCGGGGCTTTTAAATCCAAGCCCTAAAAATTCAGTTATTGCAATAGCGGCAGTTACGTGGACTAAATATGCAAGGCTTGCAAGAAGTATGGTTCTTAAAATAAAGCAGGAGCTTTATATAAAGGCTGCAAAATTAACAGGAAGCAAGGATTATTCGGTAATATTCAAATATATAATTCCAAATATGATTACAACGATGATAGTAACGGCAGTTTCGGATATAGGAACATTAATGCTGGAAATAGCGGCACTTTCATTTCTAGGATTTGGGGCACAGCCTCCGATACCAGAATGGGGAGCAATGCTCAATGAAGGTAGAACAACCCTTAGCAGCGCGCCTTGGATGATGATGTATCCAGGATTGGCAATAGTGATAGTTGTAACTATATTTAATATGCTTGGGGATGCGGCAAGAGATTTAATCGATATAAAAAGTGAATAG
- the nikB gene encoding nickel ABC transporter permease yields MMKNKKIVKYAIQILIVLFGISFLTFCLIYIAPGDPAQVMLTESGFIPTPELLAHTRAELGVDKPFYIQYWKWLFGVLQGNFGKSYSLRIPVIQKIGQAFIPTLYLSFLSLFLMCIISIPVGILAAVKENKWQDYLIRMITFIGMSVPSFWLGLIFLSIFGVQLGLVSVSGGQTDFVSAILPAFTLAIAMSAKYIRQIRHVFLEELGKSYVTGARMRGIRERDILWKHVLPNAMLPIITLLGISLGSLLGGTAIVEYVYNWPGMGRMAIKAIVAQDYPLIQAYILIIAFLYLIINIAVDISYKYFDVRVGEVD; encoded by the coding sequence TTTTGGAATAAGTTTTTTGACTTTCTGCCTGATTTATATAGCACCAGGAGACCCTGCACAAGTTATGCTGACAGAATCTGGATTTATTCCAACCCCCGAACTTTTGGCTCATACACGAGCTGAACTTGGTGTAGACAAGCCATTTTATATTCAATATTGGAAATGGCTCTTTGGAGTTCTGCAAGGTAATTTTGGGAAATCGTATTCTTTGAGAATACCAGTAATTCAAAAGATAGGACAAGCATTTATACCTACATTATATTTATCCTTTTTATCACTATTTTTAATGTGTATCATTTCTATACCAGTTGGAATACTAGCAGCAGTGAAGGAAAATAAATGGCAGGACTATTTAATAAGAATGATAACTTTTATAGGAATGTCTGTACCAAGTTTCTGGCTAGGACTGATATTTTTGAGTATATTTGGGGTACAGCTTGGACTTGTGTCTGTTTCAGGAGGGCAAACGGATTTTGTTTCTGCAATTTTACCTGCCTTTACACTTGCAATAGCGATGTCTGCTAAGTATATACGGCAAATAAGGCACGTATTTTTGGAAGAACTGGGAAAAAGTTATGTAACGGGGGCAAGAATGAGAGGAATAAGGGAGCGGGATATTTTATGGAAACATGTACTGCCTAATGCAATGTTGCCAATAATAACGCTTTTAGGAATTTCTCTTGGAAGTCTTTTAGGCGGGACTGCAATTGTAGAATATGTTTATAACTGGCCAGGAATGGGCAGAATGGCTATAAAAGCGATAGTAGCCCAAGATTATCCATTAATACAGGCTTATATTCTGATAATAGCATTCTTGTACCTTATAATAAATATAGCAGTGGATATTTCGTATAAGTATTTTGATGTGAGAGTTGGGGAGGTTGACTGA